The genomic DNA TGAGATAGTCATGCAAGTTCTCGGTGCGGCCGGGGATGTATTCCTCCATCAGCGCCATGCCGATGCCTTGCGCGATGCCGCCCTCGATCTGGCCTTCGACCAGCACAGGGTTGATCGCCTTGCCGACATCGTGCGCGGCGGTGATCTTGATCAGCTTCACCGTGCCGAGTTTGAGATCGACCTCCAGTTCGACAATCTGCGCGCCGTAGCCGTAGACGGCGTAGGGCTTGCCCTGGCCCTTGGCGTCAAGCGGCAGCGTCGGCGGGTCATAGGTCTCTTCCGCGACGAACACCAGGTCGTCGGCATTGGGTTTCAGCGCCGTGAGATCGATGCGCCGCGTCGCGTCGCCCTCTCGGATGGAGATGCTCGCGCCATCGAGCGCGATCGATGCCCGGTCGGATACATTGGCGAAGCGCAGGATTTTTTCGCGCAAGGCGCGACCCGCCGTCTCGGCCGCCTTGCCGGTCACAAAAGTCTGGCGCGAGGCGGATGTCTTGCCGGCATCGGGCGTGATGGCGGTGTCGGCGCTCTTCAGCCGGAACTTCTCCAACGCCAGGCCGAGCGCGTCGGCGCAGATCTGCGTTATGACCGTGTTCGATCCCTGGCCGATATCGACCGCGCCCTGGTGCAGGATCACCTCGCCGGCGGCCGAGATGCCGACCTTGATGGTCGAGGGGTTGGGCAGCGAGGTGTTGCCGCAGCCATACCAGCAGGACGCGACGCCGACGCCGCGTTTGCTTGCCCGATTGGCGACGTTGAAGACTTCCGCCTCCGTGAGCGCACGCGCCCAGTGCGGGCGAAGCTGCTCCAAACATTCGCCGATGCCGACGCCGGACTCCAGGCGCTGTCCCGTGACCGTTTCGGAGCCGTTCCGAAGACAGTTCTTCAGCCGAAAATCGAGGCGGTCCAGACCGAGCTTGCCGGCGAGTTCATCATAGAGCGTTTCCTGCATGATGGTGGCCTGCGGCACACCGAAGCCGCGGAAGGCGCCGGCGACCGGGCCATTGGTGTGGATGGCGTAGCCCGTCGCGCGGTAGTTCGGCGTGACGTAAGGGCCGGAGGCATGCACCGGCACGCGGTTGGCGACGGTCGGCCCCCAGCTGGCATAGGCGCCGGTGTTGAAGTCGCCGGCGAAAACCATGCCGGTGACACGGCCTTCGGCATCCGCGCCGACGGTCGCCCTCATCTCGGCCGGATGGCGTTTGGTGGTCGACATCATCGATTCATTGCGCGTGTAGACAAGCGCCGCCGGCCGTCCCGTCTTCATCGCCACAAGGCCGATGAGAGGCTGCAGCGAGACATCGAGTTTTGAGCCAAAGCCGCCGCCGGTGGCGGTCGGCACGATGCGCACTTTCTCGACCGGAAGGCCAAGCAACTTGGCCGTGTCGTCGCGGTCCATATAGGGCGCCTGGGTGCAGGCGACGACGACCAGCGTGTCGCCGTCCATGTAAGCATAGCCGGCTTCCGGCTCGATATAGGCGTGCTCGACGAAGGAGGTGTCGATGGCGCCGGAGACGGTGACGGCCGCGTCGGCAAGCGCGCCGTCTGGATCGCCGCGCTCGACAAAGCCTGACGTGAGAACGTTCGCCGGCCGGTGCTGATGGATCAGCGTGGCGCCGTTCGCCTTTGCCTCGCAGGGCTGCAGCACATGCGGCAGTTCCGTCCAGGCGATCGGAAAATCGTTGAGGTCGAGATCGAGGATCGCTTCGCGCTCGCCAGCCACCAGTGCCACCGCCTCG from Mesorhizobium sp. M1E.F.Ca.ET.045.02.1.1 includes the following:
- a CDS encoding molybdopterin-dependent oxidoreductase, which codes for MSMERADIAFEVNGAVVSVSVPPVRRLSQVLRDELRLTGTKVGCDAGDCGACTVLVDGNPVCACLVPAASVSGTAVTTVEGLANGRLSALQASFLEHGAAQCGICTPGLLVAATALLERNPTPSEAETQDALGGVLCRCTGYRKIIAAVMHASRHMYGVDHRLPEVGRAVGASPIRLDGLPKVTGDEKFGGDSFPADALAVIVVRSPYYHASFSFGDLKVWADSHQGIASVFTAADIPGHNCFGVIGPFADQPALAEGFARLRGEAVALVAGEREAILDLDLNDFPIAWTELPHVLQPCEAKANGATLIHQHRPANVLTSGFVERGDPDGALADAAVTVSGAIDTSFVEHAYIEPEAGYAYMDGDTLVVVACTQAPYMDRDDTAKLLGLPVEKVRIVPTATGGGFGSKLDVSLQPLIGLVAMKTGRPAALVYTRNESMMSTTKRHPAEMRATVGADAEGRVTGMVFAGDFNTGAYASWGPTVANRVPVHASGPYVTPNYRATGYAIHTNGPVAGAFRGFGVPQATIMQETLYDELAGKLGLDRLDFRLKNCLRNGSETVTGQRLESGVGIGECLEQLRPHWARALTEAEVFNVANRASKRGVGVASCWYGCGNTSLPNPSTIKVGISAAGEVILHQGAVDIGQGSNTVITQICADALGLALEKFRLKSADTAITPDAGKTSASRQTFVTGKAAETAGRALREKILRFANVSDRASIALDGASISIREGDATRRIDLTALKPNADDLVFVAEETYDPPTLPLDAKGQGKPYAVYGYGAQIVELEVDLKLGTVKLIKITAAHDVGKAINPVLVEGQIEGGIAQGIGMALMEEYIPGRTENLHDYLIPTIGDVPPIEHILVEVPDPEGPFGAKGLGEHVLIPTAPAILNAIRHATGVLVTKVPATPSRILAAIREKEARR